A section of the Hevea brasiliensis isolate MT/VB/25A 57/8 chromosome 17, ASM3005281v1, whole genome shotgun sequence genome encodes:
- the LOC110641613 gene encoding uncharacterized protein LOC110641613, producing MASNPSLLPEIGPDGLAREAPVIAYTEKIIEEEQLQLKRYIEENYSKIRDVERELANLTMEMKLTAGPKKAALEHMRKKIEISTERIRAAKLKEEQARKVWEAASKAVKDEEEIKQKLCEDLNQLVQESSNSQFSRLEELKRRLEALNPSRASTSSLHDMKSNSAAVDASIPLSTAPGDRVPEHILNQANSGNVPIINKQNQQPILEGEGRGKRKIQFQGRGRGVGAVPKGRGSTTPGWTGAGFDVDGRS from the exons ATGGCTTCAAATCCTTCGCTTCTTCCTGAGATCGGACCCGACGGCCTCGCCAGAGAAGCTCCTGTCATTGCCTACACTGAGAAG ATAATCGAGGAAGAGCAGCTTCAATTGAaaag GTATATCGAGGAAAATTACTCAAAAATACGTGATGTTGAGAGAGAGCTAGCAAATCTTACAATGGAGATGAAACTTACGGCCGGACCTAAAAAAGCAG CACTTGAACACATGAGAAAGAAAATAGAAATATCAACTGAAAGAATTCGCGCTGCCAAGCTGAAGGAAGAACAAGCACGAAAG GTGTGGGAAGCAGCATCAAAAGCTGTAAAGGATGAGGAAGAAATTAAGCAAAAGTTATGTGAAGACTTAAATCAGCTG GTCCAAGAAAGCAGTAACTCTCAGTTTTCGAGACTCGAGGAATTAAAAAGAAGACTGGAAGCATTAAATCCTAGCAGAGCATCCACCTCATCTCTTCAT GACATGAAATCAAACAGTGCAGCTGTAGatgcttcaattcctctttcaacAGCACCAGGTGATAGAGTCCCTGAACATATACTTAATCAAGCAAATAGTGGAAATGTGCCAATTATAAACAAGCAGAATCAACAGCCTATTCTTGAGGGAGAAGGAAGAGGAAAAAGGAAAATTCAATTCCAAGGGAGAGGAAGAGGAGTTGGGGCTGTGCCCAAGGGTAGAGGATCTACAACACCGGGCTGGACTGGGGCTGGGTTTGATGTGGATGGTAGAAGTTAG